In Haematobia irritans isolate KBUSLIRL chromosome 1, ASM5000362v1, whole genome shotgun sequence, a genomic segment contains:
- the LOC142241706 gene encoding protein takeout-like: protein MMFDLRYTHNLSLLFGIWMIFYQCISTVLMDDSASHVQPCKFHDPGNGSCLKDLLQNILITGTTEIRGMKRNALDPYKAKKARVSADSEIVKLNMEFTKVIVTGLSKSIILSAKASSEETLELDMKVPMAHIKGDYSMDGRVLVLNLSGKGVFETDFADVDATIALGSKIVQHSNDRYYEVKSVKSRLKHIGDLKVNFSNLFANNQALTDSANDVFNQNWMELIEVMRPVIEESMNAAILQQANKILDKIPLRQIFSDLA from the exons ATGATGTTCGATCTAAGATATACGCATAATTTATCTTTACTTTTCGGAATATGGATGATTTTCTATCAATGTATCTCAACTGTGTTAATGGATGATTCGG CTTCACATGTCCAACCCTGCAAATTTCACGATCCCGGAAATGGTTCTTGTCTCAAAGATTTATTGCAAAATATCTTGATCACTGGTACAACGGAAATACGGGGTATGAAAAGAAATGCCCTCGATCCATATAAAGCGAAAAAAGCACGTGTATCGGCCGATAGTGAAATTGTGAAACTTAATATGGAATTTACGAAGGTCATTGTAACTGGTCTGTCAAAATCTATAATTTTGAGTGCCAA AGCTAGCAGTGAAGAGACTCTTGAATTGGATATGAAGGTACCTATGGCTCATATCAAAGGTGATTATTCCATGGATGGTAGAGTATTGGTTCTTAACTTATCGGGTAAGGGGGTATTTGAAACTGATTTTG CTGATGTTGATGCTACTATTGCTCTGGGCTCGAAAATTGTACAGCATAGCAATGATCGTTACTATGAAGTGAAATCTGTCAAATCGAGACTGAAGCATATTGGCGATTTAAAGGTGAATTTTAGCAATCTCTTTGCCAATAATCAAGCTCTCACCGATAGTGCAAATgatgttttcaatcaaaattggaTGGAACTTATTGAGGTTATGCGCCCCGTCATAGAAGAGTCAATGAATGCTGCTATTTTACAGCAAGCCAATAAAATACTAGACAAAATTCCTTTACGTCAAATTTTTTCGGATTTAGCATAA